The genomic stretch GCCCCACGAGTGGAAGCGACGGCGTATCGCCGACCCGCCCAACTCACCTCTCCAGCTCTGCATCTGAACAACTCGCTCGTCGCGGCGCCCGCCGAACACGCTCCTCGTCCGCCTGCAACCTCTCGCGCCACATCACTGGCCGGACGGTTACTGCGCATGCTTGCCGGTGGGTTTTCGCTGGGGCCTTCCGAGCGGCGAATGCTCGCGCTCTACTTCGCGCTCGACACGGTGTGGGCGGGCGTCGAGGACGCGATTCGCGACATGGTGAACCCTGCCGTGCTGCGAGCGATGGTGACAAGCATGATTGGGGTGGCGCTCGTGATGCTGGTCGCGCCTGAGCCGATTACGAAGGTCATCGCGATTGCCCTGACGGCCTCGCTGATTGCCTACCTTGGGACGGGGCCGGTGTGGAATCTCGGGCAAGGGTTTCTGCGCTTGCTCGACGAGTCCCGGGATGCGGCGGGCTTCGCGGACCTGGAGCGGGCCGGGCATCGCTTCGGAAAGGTGCTGGGGGACAACGGGGCCCGCGTCCTGGTGATCGTCGCGCTGTCAGCGCTGGGGGGGAAGAGCGCGATGGCGTCACAGGGACCGAAGATGCCGGGCTTCGCTCAGGCGGCTTCCCGGGCGCAGCTTGAAGGGGCTTCCAGCTATCGGGCGCCCTGGCCGGGGAGGTTCAGGCGATCTCGATTTCGTCGGCTGGGGTGCTGAACGTGACGCTCGCACCGACAGCGGTTGCCGCGGTTGCGATGGGCGCAGGCGAAGGCACTGCCCCTGCCGTGGGAGTCGGAGGGCGGATTCAGGGCGACCCTGATGGCGAAATTCACCATATTTGCACTGACAAGAATGATAAATCCGACAGGACAGGTGGCCCGTGGACTCCTGTCTTTAGGGACTTCTTTAAGCAGGCAGGGTTGAGTTTGGATGACGCCGCAAACCTGGTTCGCATCAGAGGCCACAAGGGCTCTCACACGCGCGAGTACCATCAGGAAGTGCTGAACCGAATCAGCATTGCGATGAAGGGATGCAGAGACACCGCGCAGTGCCGGAGTAGGTTGGTCAACGAGTTGAGCAAAATTGCTCGCGACCTTACGACGGCGGGAACTAAGATGCGGAAGCTCATTCTGAAAGACCCGGGAGTATGATTCATGGAACGACGATTCTTCGGCCTCGACTTCGATGTGTATGTGCCGGGTCGTTGGTATCTCGCTGAACCCACCAGTCCAGCGGGGCAGACAGTTCCAAATATCTGGGCGTTCGTCGAAGGAAGGCCAGTGGCTCCCCCTGAGTTGCTGCGAGTCCCATTGTCCCGACCGGGGAGGCCGCTCGACTTCGACAAGACGACCGTTGGAGGAACGCCGATTGTTGGCGCGCGTGTGGCCTACGTGTTCCGTGAGATGGCGCCCGATGACGTTCAGCTATTCCCCGTCGTGGTTGAGGGGCAACGCGAGCCGTACTACCTACTGAACGTCGCTCGCACCGTTCGCTGTATTGACGACGCGGCGTGTGAAGAGGTTCAGCGCTTTACGGAAGAGGACGGAGACCCGGAGCGACTTGGCGAATACCGTTCCGTTTCGGGGCTGCGGATTGATAAGTCGAAGGTCCGTGACGCCCGCGTCTTTCGGCTCTGGGGCTATCACATCCCCATCATTGTCGACGAAGAGGTCAAGGCTGCGCTCGAAGCGAATGGCATCGCCGGGGGCAAGTTCGAAGAGGTCTGAACCACCCATCGCAGTCCCCATGTCGCCTCGGCGCTACCGTGAGCGGTGCTGGGGTGAGCTGCTCTTGAAGGGGGCTCTGGCAGAGGATGGCTGCCCGTGGCAGGCAGAGGCTTTGCTAGATGAACCCACTGCGCGCGGCTTCCTGGTGGTCTGAGGCGGTTGAATTGCCAAGCCGGGCGCAAGTAGCCTCCCGGGCATGCGCGCTCTCCGATTGCTGCCCGTTGCTGGTGTGGTCCTGATTCTGGCCTGCAGCGAACCGGCGGGGAAGGCACTGGCGAAGCAGCCCACGGCTGCGGAGGTGCTGGGCGTCAAACCCGACTTCACTCCCCGCTACGAGATCATCAACATGGATCGCCTTGACATTGCAGGGGTCCCCCGCCTGCTCGTGAGGGTGCGCGTGCCCCGTGGGCTTTCTCGGGAGGACCTGGAATCAAACGTCCGACATGCGCTGCTCAAGTCTTACGACAGCGTGCCCGTGAGGCTCGGGGCAGTCAGCGTGGCTGCGTATGGCTCGGAGCGGATGAACATGGGGGCCGACGCCGCAATCGGTGAGTTTGCCCCTGGTGGGCAGTGGAGCGCAGCCGATCCGGGCGTGCCACTTTCCGAGTGGCAGGCGAAGATCAGCCTGGATGATTCCTATTTCAATCAGAGGTCGTATTTCGCAAAGGGGACGCGCGCCACCCTCGTCTTTTCATCCGAGTTCTCGGACACCATCAGTCTGTCGCGCAAGGCAGATCGGTGGCTCGCTGAGGACCTCTTGGCGGAGCTGAAGCCCGGCGTCTCGGTGGTCGTGGTCGGGTATGAGGACTTCGGCAAGGCCGGCGTGCGCTACGAGGTGGAGACGGCCAACAAGCCGAAGCGGAAGGGGTGGGTCCACAGCTTCGCGTTGAAGGCCGAATAAGCCCATCCTTTGAGAGAAGTGGATGACCCGCTACTTTGAGGCACCGAGTCCCAAGGCGGGACCAACAAGCCAAGAGTGAGGCAAGGGGGACCGCTCACCGCACGGGGCGTGCTGGCCTGTAGGAAATAGGCCCACTGCGCGAGTATCTGCGATGGTAGCTTCCTGCTCTGGGAGGTCATGCGCCTTTGATCCAACCGGTCAGATTGGCCCTTACGCTCGTTCTCGCGTGGGAGGCTGCGACGCCAGCCATGGCGGCACAAGAGGAACGCGCGAAGCGGGACCGAGCGGTGTCCGTTGCAAACAGCCCCGCAGATGCTCTTCCTGTCGTCCGCGTTGCGCATGACACGCCGACGCTCTTCCTGTTTCCGGCTCCCATCAACCGGAAGACCCTGACCTTCGACGAGTCGCGGATTCGCGTCCTCGATGCCGGTGAGCGGTCGGTCATTGTTCAGCCCGTGGCGGACCTCCCTGAAGGCGAGCGCTACGAAGTCGGGGTCTTCTTCGCGGATGGCCGGGCTCCTGCGCGAGCTGCCTTCTCACTGATCACGGACCAGACCGAAGTGGACACGCGGATCGACGTGCAACGTCCCGAGTTGACGGACATTGCGTGCCCGGTAGACGTGCCGCGAACACCTCGACCCGAAGACTTCGTGCTGCTGGGGTTTGTCGACAAGGAAGGCGTAACGGCGACACTGATTAAGCCGTATGACGACGCGTCCCAAGGATTCTCCATAGTTTCAGCTATCGCTTATCGTGGGCAGGGATGGGTGTTGGTCGATGCGACAATACGAAATCATCCTGGGCGGTCAATTTGGGAGCCGCGAGAGGCCGTGTTGACGGGACGTGCTGGCTTGCCGCTGCGCGCTCGGATTGTGACAGTGGAAGCGGGGGAGATCGTTCCAGGTGGAAGTGGGCGCATTCTCGCGGTTGCTGAAGTAAATCAGTTGAGCGCGAGCCCGGTCTTCACGTTGGAGATGGTAGGGGATGGACGCATGCTCACGATTCCCAATGTGAGGCTGCCGAAGGTCGCCTCTGGGGGAACTCCATGAACGTGATTTCGATGTTCCCGGCATCTGGCATGACCATCGATGGTTGGAGTGTTGTCAGGGAGCTTGGAAACGGAGGGTTTGCAGTCGTCTACCTCGTCGAGAAGCACGGTCGTAAATGCGCGCTCAAGTTGGCGCGTCATCGTGATTCGAGCGGGGACGACAAGCAAACACATGCGAGGACGCTTCGGGAGCTTTCGGCGCTCCTTCTCCTAGACCATCCGAATATCGTCAATCATCGAGGGTATGGGTACTCCGAGCCGGGGAATGTCTATCTTGCGCTTGAGTACATCGATGGGTGGACCCTTGCCGAATGGGCGGAGCGTAAACACCCCACGGTTCAAGAGGTCTTGCAGGTCTTCGATAAGATTTCCGCCGCGCTTTCCTACATGCACGGCCGTGGCGTTCTGCATCGGGATTTGAAGCTGTCCAACGTTTTGATCCGGAAGAGCGATGGCGAGCCGGTCATTATCGACTTTAGCTGTGCAAGCTACTCGTTGGCTGAAGAGCTGACGGATTGGGGCTTGCCTCCGGGGACGGATCGCTTTCGCGCGCCGGAGCAGTTCGCATGGCTTCGGGAGCACAAGGCCGAACAGCGCGCGAAGTACGCCTTCCGTGTCGCGGACGAGATTTTCGCGGTCGGCGCCATGCTCTATGAGTTACTGACTGACCCGCGACCGACGGAAGTCCAAGCGCGAGTTACGCTCAACAGCACCGTCATGAAGCCGCCTCCCGCGCGTGCGTTGAACGAGCGTGTTCCAGAAGCTCTGAACGACCTCGTTGATTGCATCCTGTCGCGTGACCCGGCCAAGCGTCCCGTCGACACCGAGGCGCTACGTCGCGAACTGGGCGAACTCCTGGCCTATTCGAGCGCGGAGTTCCTGTCCCCGGTGCATCCTCCGTCCGAACAGCGGCAGCAGGATGCGCCGGAACAGGTGCTGCCTCCCGTGGAGGTTCCGGACCCGCGAGAACCCCTTGATCGTGGTCCTGGGCGTGCTGGAAGGGGGCTCCTGGCGGGTTTGGCTACGCTCGTCGTGCTAGCTGTGGCCGGGGGATTCTGGCTCAGCCTCGGAGAAGCGACGCAGTCTCGGGAGTCGCAGGTTGCTAGTGCGTCACCCCCTCCCAGTTCCCCGCATTCCGCGCCGCTCCCATCGGCCGCCCCTGCTATGTCACCTCCTAGCCCCCCTCCTGTGCTGCTGACGGGGCAAGTAACTGCCGCTCCGAAGGAAGGTTCGACCGTGAAGACGACTCCGTCACCCGAAGTCCCACCCCAAGGACGCCAGTCACGCGGGAGGACGAAAGCCGCCGCTGCTGCCGACTGCGCGACGATGACGCTCGTTGCGGCGCTCGCGGCGGGTTGCCCTGGGGCGCAGATTCGGCCCGAAGCGTTCACCTGTCCGGCTGGTGCGGAAGAGGTGATGCGGG from Myxococcus xanthus encodes the following:
- a CDS encoding imm11 family protein, whose translation is MERRFFGLDFDVYVPGRWYLAEPTSPAGQTVPNIWAFVEGRPVAPPELLRVPLSRPGRPLDFDKTTVGGTPIVGARVAYVFREMAPDDVQLFPVVVEGQREPYYLLNVARTVRCIDDAACEEVQRFTEEDGDPERLGEYRSVSGLRIDKSKVRDARVFRLWGYHIPIIVDEEVKAALEANGIAGGKFEEV
- a CDS encoding DUF2381 family protein, producing the protein MIQPVRLALTLVLAWEAATPAMAAQEERAKRDRAVSVANSPADALPVVRVAHDTPTLFLFPAPINRKTLTFDESRIRVLDAGERSVIVQPVADLPEGERYEVGVFFADGRAPARAAFSLITDQTEVDTRIDVQRPELTDIACPVDVPRTPRPEDFVLLGFVDKEGVTATLIKPYDDASQGFSIVSAIAYRGQGWVLVDATIRNHPGRSIWEPREAVLTGRAGLPLRARIVTVEAGEIVPGGSGRILAVAEVNQLSASPVFTLEMVGDGRMLTIPNVRLPKVASGGTP
- a CDS encoding serine/threonine protein kinase, with product MNVISMFPASGMTIDGWSVVRELGNGGFAVVYLVEKHGRKCALKLARHRDSSGDDKQTHARTLRELSALLLLDHPNIVNHRGYGYSEPGNVYLALEYIDGWTLAEWAERKHPTVQEVLQVFDKISAALSYMHGRGVLHRDLKLSNVLIRKSDGEPVIIDFSCASYSLAEELTDWGLPPGTDRFRAPEQFAWLREHKAEQRAKYAFRVADEIFAVGAMLYELLTDPRPTEVQARVTLNSTVMKPPPARALNERVPEALNDLVDCILSRDPAKRPVDTEALRRELGELLAYSSAEFLSPVHPPSEQRQQDAPEQVLPPVEVPDPREPLDRGPGRAGRGLLAGLATLVVLAVAGGFWLSLGEATQSRESQVASASPPPSSPHSAPLPSAAPAMSPPSPPPVLLTGQVTAAPKEGSTVKTTPSPEVPPQGRQSRGRTKAAAAADCATMTLVAALAAGCPGAQIRPEAFTCPAGAEEVMREDLRWKVNQSFVLTLDSRHATDDDVWFTAGADVVGVVPKGIPSGQRAFAPPGTRFYGKAYFLSDRLGRSEGPALVIRYDRVKLPGQDERPVCFVVENPSKGYSDGRVKANNFGGGYVVDRWP